In one Bradyrhizobium cosmicum genomic region, the following are encoded:
- a CDS encoding 4'-phosphopantetheinyl transferase family protein, translating to MINLLKNLLPQGVAVAGGPIGRREFPGFEVEEKALARAVPKRAHEFRAGRAYARAALSILGTESCGIPVGEHREPIWPLGIVGSITHSNSLSFAIVARSHDFRALGIDIEGDTALDPDLIALVCRPEERARARASEQDRMDTGKLLFVIKEAFYKSYFPVTGTFLEFHDVSVTIDMHDQSFHAELVQLSKPSLAGYRVIQGRFGNSCGHMVAVVAMPVQQSTARR from the coding sequence ATGATTAACCTGCTCAAGAATCTTCTGCCTCAGGGTGTAGCGGTCGCCGGCGGACCGATTGGTCGCCGCGAGTTTCCTGGTTTTGAAGTTGAGGAAAAGGCGCTTGCTCGTGCTGTACCCAAGAGAGCTCATGAATTTCGCGCGGGTCGCGCCTACGCCCGTGCAGCACTGAGCATTCTTGGCACCGAATCCTGCGGCATCCCGGTCGGCGAGCATCGCGAGCCGATTTGGCCGCTTGGAATTGTGGGATCGATCACACACTCCAATAGCCTCTCATTTGCGATTGTGGCCCGAAGTCACGATTTTCGCGCACTTGGTATAGACATTGAGGGAGATACTGCCCTTGATCCCGATCTCATTGCTCTGGTCTGTCGCCCGGAAGAACGGGCAAGGGCTCGCGCGAGCGAACAGGACCGAATGGACACGGGTAAGCTGCTCTTTGTCATCAAAGAGGCGTTCTACAAGTCCTATTTCCCAGTTACAGGTACCTTCCTGGAATTTCATGACGTTTCGGTGACGATCGACATGCATGATCAATCCTTCCATGCAGAGTTGGTCCAGCTGTCGAAACCTTCGTTGGCCGGTTACCGCGTGATTCAAGGGCGTTTTGGTAACAGCTGTGGACATATGGTCGCGGTGGTTGCGATGCCTGTGCAACAAAGCACTGCCAGGCGGTAG